One genomic segment of Sanyastnella coralliicola includes these proteins:
- a CDS encoding alpha-ketoacid dehydrogenase subunit alpha/beta produces the protein MTTIKKPVLAYDTEGVSNETLLDLYDKIILPRLIEEKMLSQLRQGKISKWFSGMGQEAISVGVAAALDKDEFILPMHRNLGIFTTREVPLTRLFAQFQGKEAGFTNGRDRSFHFGTIEHNIVGMISHLGPQLGIADGIALANKLGKDEKATFVFTGDGGASEGDFHEALNVAAVWQLPVIIGIENNKWGLSTPSNEQFRFESFTQKAVGYGIPEEDAIQVDGNNIIEVFKTVQRAAESIRKNPRPIMIEFMTFRIRGHEEASGTKYYPEGIIDEWSTKDPVENFEAFLIEKGILNDEQIEAKRKEVKDRINKELKEALALPTIPVSTDRELGDIYVDGTPAATAPAGETKEMRFIDAIQDGLRHSMEKHDKLVLMGQDIAEYGGVFKVTEGFVDQFGKERVRNTPLCESAIVGSALGLSIKGWKGMMEMQFADFVTCGFNQIVNNLAKLHYRWGQNADVVVRMPTGAGVAAGPFHSQSNEAWFFKVPGLKIAYPAFPEDAKGLLTRAFEDPNPVIFFEHKALYRSISAEVPVDYYSLPYGKAATVREGSDLTIVTYGMGVHWAIAEADKSDASIEVIDLRTLSPLDEETIFQSVRKTGRALVLHEDTLTGGIGGELSALITENCFQHLDAPVTRCASLDTPVPFAADLENNFLASDRLGSKIQALLDY, from the coding sequence ATGACTACGATTAAAAAGCCAGTGCTAGCCTACGATACTGAAGGAGTAAGCAACGAGACCCTGCTAGACCTGTATGACAAGATCATCTTGCCACGTTTGATTGAGGAAAAAATGCTCAGTCAATTGCGTCAGGGGAAGATCTCAAAATGGTTCAGTGGAATGGGGCAGGAAGCCATTTCAGTGGGAGTAGCTGCCGCACTTGACAAGGATGAATTCATCCTTCCAATGCACCGAAATCTAGGGATCTTCACTACACGTGAAGTGCCGTTGACACGCCTCTTTGCCCAATTCCAAGGGAAAGAAGCTGGCTTCACGAACGGTCGAGATCGTAGTTTCCACTTTGGTACTATTGAGCATAACATCGTGGGAATGATTTCTCACCTCGGTCCTCAGCTGGGGATTGCAGATGGCATAGCCTTGGCGAACAAGTTGGGCAAAGACGAAAAAGCCACCTTCGTATTCACTGGAGACGGTGGAGCTTCTGAAGGTGATTTCCATGAGGCATTGAACGTTGCTGCGGTTTGGCAACTCCCCGTGATTATCGGAATTGAGAATAATAAGTGGGGACTTTCTACCCCTTCAAACGAGCAGTTCCGTTTTGAGAGCTTCACTCAGAAGGCCGTTGGATACGGCATCCCTGAGGAAGACGCTATTCAAGTGGATGGTAATAACATCATTGAAGTCTTCAAAACAGTACAACGCGCTGCTGAATCCATTCGCAAGAACCCTCGTCCAATCATGATTGAATTCATGACCTTCCGTATCCGCGGACACGAGGAGGCTTCTGGTACGAAATACTACCCTGAAGGGATTATCGATGAATGGAGCACAAAAGATCCAGTTGAAAATTTCGAAGCGTTCCTTATCGAGAAAGGCATTCTCAACGACGAACAAATCGAAGCGAAGCGCAAAGAAGTAAAAGACCGCATCAACAAGGAATTGAAAGAGGCCTTGGCCTTGCCTACCATTCCTGTGAGCACAGATAGAGAACTAGGTGACATCTACGTTGATGGTACACCAGCAGCCACAGCTCCAGCTGGTGAAACGAAAGAAATGCGTTTCATTGATGCTATCCAAGACGGTCTCCGTCATTCAATGGAGAAGCACGATAAGCTAGTACTTATGGGACAAGACATCGCTGAATACGGTGGTGTGTTTAAAGTGACCGAAGGCTTCGTTGATCAGTTCGGAAAAGAACGCGTTCGTAATACGCCACTTTGTGAAAGTGCCATCGTTGGTTCTGCCCTTGGGCTGTCAATCAAAGGATGGAAAGGAATGATGGAAATGCAATTCGCTGATTTCGTTACCTGCGGATTCAACCAGATCGTAAACAACCTCGCTAAACTGCACTACCGCTGGGGCCAAAATGCCGACGTTGTAGTACGCATGCCAACAGGTGCTGGCGTAGCGGCTGGTCCATTCCACAGCCAGAGCAATGAAGCTTGGTTCTTCAAAGTTCCTGGTCTGAAGATCGCCTACCCTGCTTTCCCGGAAGATGCGAAAGGATTATTGACACGGGCCTTCGAAGATCCGAACCCAGTCATCTTCTTTGAGCACAAGGCTCTTTACCGAAGCATCTCTGCGGAAGTACCGGTAGATTATTATAGCCTCCCCTATGGCAAAGCGGCGACTGTTCGCGAAGGAAGTGATTTGACTATTGTCACCTACGGTATGGGTGTTCATTGGGCTATCGCCGAAGCGGATAAGTCTGATGCTTCGATTGAAGTCATTGACCTGAGAACGCTGTCTCCACTTGACGAAGAAACCATCTTCCAAAGTGTTAGAAAGACCGGAAGGGCGCTCGTTCTTCACGAAGACACCCTTACCGGTGGTATTGGTGGAGAGTTAAGTGCGTTGATCACAGAAAACTGCTTCCAACACCTTGATGCTCCTGTTACGCGTTGCGCAAGTTTGGATACCCCTGTTCCTTTTGCAGCAGACCTAGAGAACAACTTCTTAGCCTCTGATCGCCTTGGATCGAAGATTCAAGCGCTCTTGGATTACTAA
- a CDS encoding GNAT family N-acetyltransferase: MEFKQLDVSYLDDLVALAELLNPNLKESVLRERQRDMFNYEAYRCFGLFENDELIAISAGWLTVRWYSGKQLEVDNVVVDPRMRSKGIGSKLFEHIHQWAKENDCLTVELNAYVTNPRAHKFYYNEGYKVLGFHFQKEME; the protein is encoded by the coding sequence ATGGAATTCAAGCAGCTCGACGTTAGCTACCTCGACGACCTGGTAGCCTTGGCGGAATTACTTAATCCGAACTTGAAAGAATCTGTGCTTCGGGAGAGGCAGCGGGATATGTTCAACTATGAAGCATACCGATGCTTTGGTCTTTTCGAAAACGATGAACTCATTGCTATTTCTGCGGGATGGTTGACCGTTCGTTGGTATAGCGGGAAACAACTAGAGGTCGATAATGTGGTCGTTGACCCGAGAATGCGTTCGAAGGGGATTGGCTCTAAACTCTTTGAGCACATCCATCAATGGGCGAAAGAAAATGACTGCTTGACAGTGGAGTTGAACGCCTATGTCACTAATCCTAGAGCGCATAAGTTCTATTACAACGAAGGCTACAAAGTACTAGGATTCCATTTTCAGAAAGAAATGGAGTGA
- a CDS encoding TonB-dependent receptor produces the protein MKSTLSLLIFSLLFFASAEAQLATQRVSGSLKDLDTQLPIVGANIFVPNSDPFIGTNSDLDGNFSFEAPIGRIDLKISAIGYEDVVMPNMLVTAGREVLLNLEMTESVIQMEAAEITAKESPTEVSNDMATVSSRTFSVEETSRYAGSFNDPARMVAGFAGVTSDPEGNNDIVVRGNSPKGIQWRLEGIEIPNPNHFSDEGSTGGPINALNSDLLANSDFYSGAFAPEFGNAFSGLFDIKLRNGNPNQRQYSVGIGVLGTDVTMEGPLNVGNNASYLFNYRYSSLAMLDAAGIVDFQGVPKYQDAAFKVNVPTKNAGVFTTFGLMGRSKINEQLYLDEEETVLETDNDYNSGLTVIGATHTIPLGEKSYLKSSMTFSENHSGFISDERDSLGTFYLDDDGEIRKSTVRGATTYNHKFNARNKLRTGVIYSQHFYSLNLSYIDEDIWERVTTLDRSGEAGVFQGFASWQYRMTQDVSFTGGVHVLSYLPNSTYYIEPRLGMKWKVNELNTITAGFGVHSKTESITNYQAIDVDDFGNEFQPNTELELPKARHYVLGYERQIAPLLFARAEVYYQDLYDIPVENDPTSSYSLINSNEWFTTRDLVNSGTGENYGVEFTLERFFDKGMFFMVTGSLYESKYVALDGVKRNSRYNGNYATNAIIGKEFPVGDPAKKRVLAFNGRFSLIGGRRTTPIDLEASRLEGESVYSDDVYSKKLDDIFIGNIAISLRRDRPNSTHELKMDVQNFTNNQARLREYYDEETGGLAYDYQLSLLPVLSYRITF, from the coding sequence ATGAAAAGCACACTCAGCTTACTTATTTTTTCTCTTCTATTTTTCGCTAGCGCGGAAGCCCAACTTGCTACGCAACGCGTATCAGGAAGCCTCAAAGATCTTGACACCCAACTTCCGATCGTGGGTGCGAACATCTTTGTTCCGAACTCTGATCCATTCATTGGAACCAACTCTGACCTTGATGGGAACTTTTCCTTTGAGGCTCCTATCGGTCGTATTGACTTGAAAATTTCTGCCATCGGCTACGAAGATGTGGTCATGCCTAATATGCTCGTCACTGCTGGTCGTGAAGTACTCCTCAACCTTGAAATGACCGAATCGGTGATCCAAATGGAAGCCGCTGAGATTACCGCAAAAGAATCTCCAACCGAAGTATCTAATGATATGGCTACGGTGAGTTCTCGAACTTTCTCAGTGGAAGAAACGAGCAGATACGCCGGAAGCTTCAATGACCCAGCCCGAATGGTTGCTGGTTTCGCTGGAGTGACCTCAGATCCTGAAGGAAACAATGACATTGTTGTTCGAGGAAACAGTCCGAAAGGAATTCAATGGCGCCTGGAGGGCATTGAAATTCCCAATCCAAACCACTTCAGCGATGAAGGATCAACAGGTGGGCCGATCAACGCCCTAAACAGTGATCTACTTGCGAATTCAGACTTCTACAGCGGTGCTTTCGCTCCTGAATTTGGAAATGCATTTTCTGGGTTATTCGATATCAAACTGCGAAACGGAAATCCGAATCAGCGTCAATATTCTGTGGGAATCGGAGTACTCGGTACCGATGTGACGATGGAAGGTCCGTTGAATGTGGGGAATAACGCCTCATACCTCTTCAACTACCGTTACTCATCGCTAGCCATGCTTGATGCTGCGGGAATCGTAGACTTTCAAGGGGTACCGAAGTATCAGGATGCGGCATTCAAAGTGAATGTTCCAACCAAAAATGCCGGAGTCTTTACCACCTTCGGATTGATGGGGAGAAGTAAGATCAACGAACAACTTTACCTCGACGAAGAAGAAACAGTGCTGGAGACAGACAACGACTACAATTCTGGATTGACGGTTATTGGTGCTACGCATACCATTCCATTGGGAGAAAAGAGCTACCTCAAAAGCAGCATGACCTTCTCTGAAAACCACAGTGGATTCATCAGCGACGAACGCGACTCATTAGGTACCTTCTATCTTGATGACGATGGTGAGATTCGTAAATCAACTGTGCGAGGTGCCACTACATACAACCACAAATTCAATGCGCGAAACAAGCTCCGTACCGGGGTAATCTACTCTCAGCACTTCTACTCATTGAACCTCTCATACATCGACGAAGATATTTGGGAGCGCGTGACAACGCTTGATCGCTCAGGTGAAGCAGGAGTCTTCCAAGGATTCGCGAGCTGGCAATACCGAATGACTCAAGATGTTTCATTTACCGGAGGTGTACACGTCCTTTCATACCTGCCGAACAGCACATACTATATTGAGCCACGCCTCGGTATGAAATGGAAGGTGAATGAGCTGAACACCATTACGGCTGGGTTCGGAGTGCACAGTAAAACCGAGTCGATCACAAACTACCAAGCCATCGACGTCGATGATTTTGGAAATGAATTCCAGCCCAACACCGAGCTTGAACTTCCAAAGGCTCGTCACTACGTACTCGGGTATGAGCGTCAGATCGCCCCTCTCCTCTTCGCTCGTGCCGAGGTATACTACCAAGATCTGTACGATATCCCGGTGGAGAATGATCCAACAAGTTCATACAGCCTGATCAATAGTAATGAGTGGTTTACAACACGTGACCTCGTCAACTCAGGAACAGGAGAAAACTACGGAGTAGAGTTCACCCTTGAACGCTTTTTTGATAAAGGCATGTTCTTCATGGTAACAGGATCACTGTATGAAAGCAAATATGTAGCTCTTGACGGAGTGAAGCGCAACAGCCGCTACAACGGTAACTACGCAACCAACGCCATCATCGGCAAAGAATTCCCAGTAGGAGATCCAGCCAAGAAACGTGTCCTCGCATTCAACGGTCGATTCAGCCTCATCGGCGGACGACGCACCACCCCAATCGATCTCGAAGCCTCTCGCTTGGAAGGCGAAAGCGTGTACTCAGACGATGTCTACAGCAAAAAGCTAGACGACATTTTCATTGGAAACATCGCCATCAGCCTACGCCGTGATCGTCCAAACAGCACCCACGAACTCAAAATGGACGTTCAGAACTTCACCAACAACCAAGCCCGCCTTCGTGAATACTACGACGAAGAAACTGGCGGCCTCGCGTACGATTACCAATTGTCATTATTACCTGTCCTCTCTTACCGTATCACTTTCTGA
- a CDS encoding aspartyl protease family protein yields MRALLSIWLIFAALCSHAGETNITPPQCIMEGDSAVIPLKMAGSLLIIEATVDGIDGNFILDTGAPYLVLNSTYFRDYISAEDRVVTGVGGQYDLAYRSRVKNLGLDQISYKGVDVDLTDLGALEEKRGIQIHGLFGLNLLTPYLVKLDVRNRVLVLYKKNQDRPKADIKIDMESTREAIFMDLKVSGVSSVFSIDTGAEVSVLNTDIPAELLSDISIRKRSLLTSSTGSEVEVLLGSFKRCEIQGKEFRGMPLIITNLEVMGESYRRSIDGMLGISLLVRGVTYFDFENQSFEMYLYD; encoded by the coding sequence GTGCGCGCTCTGCTGTCCATATGGCTAATCTTCGCAGCGTTGTGTTCCCATGCTGGGGAAACCAACATTACTCCTCCACAATGCATCATGGAAGGAGACTCTGCGGTGATACCGCTCAAGATGGCTGGCAGCCTGCTCATCATTGAAGCCACCGTTGATGGCATCGATGGCAATTTCATTCTAGATACTGGAGCCCCTTACCTTGTACTCAATTCTACTTACTTCCGTGACTATATCAGCGCTGAAGACCGCGTGGTCACCGGTGTTGGAGGTCAATATGACCTCGCCTACCGTTCTCGAGTAAAGAATCTCGGACTTGATCAAATCAGCTACAAGGGTGTAGATGTCGACTTGACAGACCTTGGGGCATTAGAAGAAAAAAGAGGCATTCAAATCCACGGACTTTTTGGGCTCAACCTGTTAACACCATATCTAGTCAAGCTCGATGTGAGAAACCGTGTCTTAGTTCTGTACAAGAAGAATCAAGATAGACCGAAGGCAGACATCAAGATAGACATGGAATCGACCCGTGAGGCCATCTTTATGGATCTAAAAGTCTCAGGTGTTTCCTCGGTCTTTTCCATTGATACAGGTGCCGAGGTTTCTGTGTTGAACACGGACATTCCAGCGGAGTTATTGAGTGACATCTCCATCAGAAAGCGCAGTCTTTTAACTAGTTCGACTGGAAGCGAAGTCGAGGTCCTTCTGGGAAGTTTCAAGAGATGTGAGATCCAAGGAAAAGAATTTAGAGGGATGCCATTGATCATCACCAACCTTGAAGTGATGGGAGAATCATACCGAAGGTCGATTGACGGAATGCTCGGGATCTCTCTGCTAGTCAGAGGTGTGACCTATTTTGATTTTGAAAACCAGTCGTTTGAAATGTACCTTTATGATTAG
- a CDS encoding T9SS type A sorting domain-containing protein, translating to MKNLITICLLISPFLGLSQFQFTGGPVNTNGVSKAVWASGETAFIGFNEKLMRTTDGGATWEHLTNGIPELCDPRTITISEGHLIVGTNDGQRVYMSDDWGDTFDNGSQTLSSILIPTHAIGGTGIEMIGGTLHAPHRFDQGTWTEAEAGGSLTHGLDLVAENEIWQCAGSVVSGVTKYSTDLGETWTTLATEPQVDIGGGILFSAIGQGFAKVGDRILLGTNIVGFPVIYSDDNGLSWTSSDLSSTTYSDYGQRFIKVNDDHLLTTNLDGIWKSTDQGASWTLIRSLGQINSMAIFNDDHLLVSTENGVCEFADYGEGDLVSKPGEAATTSNLVQYDGLLLATGGSALMGFDPITYSWETLADAESTGFEIGNEYVAVIGDSTFICGANILSSLNGSYDFQPRMSNEFGGQQPNFITESDNLKIICSRSFNIAQGPKVWVSEDNGNSYAEATWTNNVTFGLGGVIDNHIENILSLDGTLYADMNAGYAISTDNGSTWTFYGDMNSNNMLTVHDSFVYRYLLGGFFQDEKSLTRSQNGIDWEDVSTTGLTSENDYQGIWSLNGNLYTYNDFNTPFGLYQWNEQASTWEQLIGTVGPNYPFLDQLYQFDGAFYGLWFNGGVWTVSGEPDNVLEYELEATIYPNPAADQLTIQTSSTPEQIIIFDQHGRIISTHYNISQLDVSALSTGIYYVRISLDNQEVIKRLIIN from the coding sequence ATGAAAAATCTAATTACGATCTGCCTATTGATCTCGCCCTTCCTAGGACTCTCCCAATTTCAATTTACGGGTGGTCCAGTGAATACCAATGGCGTATCAAAAGCCGTCTGGGCTTCAGGTGAAACCGCATTTATTGGTTTCAATGAGAAACTAATGCGGACAACCGATGGCGGTGCTACTTGGGAACACCTTACCAATGGTATTCCAGAACTCTGTGATCCACGTACAATTACCATCTCTGAAGGTCATCTTATCGTCGGCACAAACGACGGGCAACGTGTCTACATGTCAGATGATTGGGGGGATACCTTTGATAATGGAAGTCAGACATTAAGCTCCATCTTGATTCCTACACATGCCATAGGAGGTACCGGGATTGAGATGATTGGAGGAACTCTCCATGCACCTCATCGATTTGATCAGGGAACATGGACTGAAGCTGAAGCCGGTGGTTCTCTCACGCATGGGTTGGACTTGGTTGCGGAAAATGAAATTTGGCAATGCGCTGGAAGCGTGGTGAGTGGGGTCACCAAATACTCAACAGATCTCGGCGAAACATGGACAACCCTCGCAACTGAACCACAAGTAGATATTGGCGGTGGAATTCTATTTTCTGCCATCGGACAAGGTTTTGCGAAAGTGGGTGATCGCATTTTACTTGGTACGAACATCGTAGGTTTTCCTGTCATCTATTCTGATGACAATGGGTTGAGCTGGACTTCTTCCGACTTAAGTTCTACGACTTATAGTGACTATGGACAACGCTTTATCAAGGTCAATGACGATCATCTCCTCACTACGAACCTTGATGGAATATGGAAATCAACAGATCAAGGTGCTAGCTGGACGTTGATTCGTTCTTTGGGTCAAATCAATTCAATGGCCATCTTCAATGATGACCATCTGCTAGTGTCAACCGAAAACGGTGTCTGTGAATTTGCTGATTACGGTGAAGGCGATCTTGTTTCAAAACCAGGTGAGGCTGCCACAACATCCAACCTAGTTCAGTACGACGGTCTTTTATTGGCTACAGGTGGAAGCGCTTTAATGGGCTTTGACCCGATTACCTACTCCTGGGAAACACTCGCCGATGCTGAATCAACAGGATTCGAAATTGGAAATGAATACGTCGCCGTTATTGGTGATTCGACATTTATCTGTGGAGCAAACATTCTTTCGAGTCTGAATGGCAGCTACGATTTTCAACCAAGGATGTCGAACGAATTCGGAGGTCAGCAACCGAATTTCATTACTGAATCAGACAACCTCAAAATCATTTGCAGTCGCAGCTTCAATATTGCGCAAGGACCTAAAGTTTGGGTTTCTGAGGACAACGGGAATTCGTATGCTGAAGCCACATGGACTAACAATGTCACTTTCGGTCTCGGCGGTGTGATTGACAACCATATCGAAAACATCCTTAGTCTCGATGGTACGCTGTACGCTGATATGAATGCTGGGTACGCCATCTCAACAGATAATGGTTCTACATGGACATTCTATGGAGACATGAATTCAAACAACATGCTCACTGTTCATGATAGTTTCGTATATCGCTATTTACTCGGTGGTTTCTTCCAAGATGAAAAGTCACTTACTCGTTCACAGAATGGAATCGATTGGGAAGACGTATCCACAACCGGGTTAACGTCTGAAAACGACTATCAAGGAATTTGGTCGTTGAACGGTAACCTTTATACCTACAATGATTTCAACACTCCTTTCGGTCTGTACCAATGGAACGAACAGGCTTCAACATGGGAGCAGCTCATTGGTACGGTCGGACCTAACTACCCATTCCTTGATCAACTCTATCAGTTCGATGGAGCTTTCTACGGACTGTGGTTTAATGGTGGCGTCTGGACGGTCAGTGGAGAACCTGACAATGTTCTCGAATACGAGTTGGAAGCGACGATTTACCCCAATCCTGCTGCAGATCAGCTCACTATTCAAACAAGCTCAACTCCTGAACAGATCATCATTTTCGATCAACATGGTCGAATCATCTCAACGCACTACAACATCTCTCAACTAGATGTTTCAGCCCTCTCAACTGGCATCTATTATGTGCGAATAAGCCTCGATAACCAAGAGGTAATCAAGCGGTTGATCATCAACTAA
- a CDS encoding response regulator transcription factor, which yields MIRIALAEDNAFLAQAIINKLGLFDDIKIKSKATEGGELLAQLANDSNIDIILMDIHMPGMDGIEACGEIAQLYPHIRTIMLTVKDDEQSVYGALKAGAKGYLLKESDPGELRNAIDLVMSGKAMLSPEVASKAIRIIQDPEIVDKEAQDFGLSPRELDVLAHLCNGLNSGEIGSNLNISPNTVRRHTENIYKKLNVNNRSQALQLAYRHKLI from the coding sequence ATGATTCGAATTGCCCTCGCTGAAGACAATGCCTTCCTGGCGCAAGCCATCATCAATAAACTCGGCCTATTTGACGACATCAAGATCAAGTCAAAGGCGACGGAGGGCGGTGAATTGTTGGCACAACTTGCGAACGACAGCAATATCGACATCATCTTGATGGACATTCATATGCCAGGTATGGATGGTATTGAAGCTTGTGGAGAGATTGCACAGCTCTACCCTCACATTAGAACCATCATGTTGACCGTTAAAGACGACGAACAGAGTGTCTATGGAGCTTTAAAAGCGGGTGCAAAGGGTTATCTGCTCAAAGAAAGTGACCCTGGAGAGCTTCGAAACGCGATCGACCTTGTCATGAGCGGCAAAGCAATGCTATCACCTGAAGTGGCATCAAAGGCCATTCGGATTATTCAAGATCCTGAGATTGTAGATAAAGAAGCCCAAGACTTTGGCCTTTCTCCAAGAGAGCTAGACGTTTTAGCGCATTTATGCAACGGACTCAATTCTGGTGAAATCGGAAGTAACTTGAATATTAGTCCGAACACCGTCAGACGCCACACGGAGAACATCTACAAGAAGCTCAACGTGAACAATCGTTCGCAAGCCCTACAGCTTGCATACCGCCATAAACTCATATAA